The sequence TTTGAAAGCCCCTCATACATTTTTTTACTCTTAGCTTTTTTGCTAGTTCTATAATAATCAGTACTATCGTACCAATAAGTACCTTGACCTATGTATCCCCAAAAACGAACAAGTAGTTTATATACTTTATCCCAGCCTAAAAAACCTTTAGTATTAGCATAATAGCCCGTGTAATACCCTAATTTAGCAGCTGCTTGCCTTTCGGTAGAAGAACCATGAGAAACTCCGTTACCAATAGCTGCAAAGTTTTTAAAAGAGTTTGAGGCTTCTTGCCAAGAAATATTCTGACCAACATTACTAGCTAACCAGTAACCAGCAAAGAAATCTGCTCCTATTTCTTGATTTTTCCCTGAAGCCCAGTACCAATTATTGTTATATTGTAAGATATGACCAAATTCGTGAGCAATAATAGATTTTGCTGCATAAGCATCATAGTTTAATAGCATGCTATTCCACCAAGTTTCTCCAATAAAAACACGATCTGGGTTTGAGTAAGCTAACATATTATTAGTATTTGTTCCTCTCCAATTATATACTGTTGGGTTCACACCAAAAAACCATTTTAAATT is a genomic window of Tenacibaculum sp. MAR_2010_89 containing:
- a CDS encoding ImmA/IrrE family metallo-endopeptidase; translation: MKKNVIKSSIAFATIILAIYSCQDYDNANPSNIENQNLISIEHLKDENLLGTAAATPFNTGYYGAYKTYKMASGQSYIEWAVPNLKWFFGVNPTVYNWRGTNTNNMLAYSNPDRVFIGETWWNSMLLNYDAYAAKSIIAHEFGHILQYNNNWYWASGKNQEIGADFFAGYWLASNVGQNISWQEASNSFKNFAAIGNGVSHGSSTERQAAAKLGYYTGYYANTKGFLGWDKVYKLLVRFWGYIGQGTYWYDSTDYYRTSKKAKSKKMYEGLSNKEADFFEFMMLNYNEILDIKKGNVSKEEFSKFKLKKTK